Genomic segment of Streptosporangium sp. NBC_01755:
GGACCGGCGCTGTCGAGGATGACGTCGTCGGTACCCCACTCCGCGGTCAGCCCGGCGAGACCGCCCTCGGTGACGATCACTACCAGAGGGCAGGAAACGCCCGTGGTGCGGAGCAGCCGGCACAGGCTTTTGGCCTGGACGAGCTCGCGGCGCGCGTCCACCAGGATCGCGTCGGCGGGCGGGGCGTCGAGCAGAGCGGACGCCTCCGCGGGCACAACACGTACCGAGTGCAGTAGCAGCCCCAGCGCCGGAAGCACCTCAGTAGAGGGCTCAAGGGCGTTGGTGAGCAGTAGGAGATTGCTCACAATGCCTCCTTCCCGCGTCATGTCGGCGATAGCCGTACAAACACGTAAGGACCCGGGGGCTACGTTGCCCAGGTCCCGTAATACGTGAGGATAACCCACGAGGATGAGGCGTCCAGCGAACGTCCACCTGCTGAACACCCGTTCTCCGGTGAATTCGCCGTAATGGTGTGGTAACCCTTTGTATGTTCAAGGAGTTGATGCACAGGTGGCGACGGGCACTGTCAGATATTGGGCCGCGGCCAAAGACGCGGCGGGAATCGCGGAGGAGTCTTTCGAGGCCGAGACTCTTGCCGAGTTGATGACGAAAATCACATCGAGCCGTGAGGAGCTGGCCCGCGTGGTGAGGCGGTCGTCGTTCCTGGTGAACGGGGATCCGGTGGGCCGGCGGGCGCACGAGACGATAGTCCTGCCCGAGGGGGCGACGGTGGAGGTGCTCCCGCCCTTCGCGGGTGGTTGATCGGGCGCTACCGCCGACGCCGCGTTTCGGACAGGATCGCCAGGGGAGGTCATGCGGATGGGCCTCCCTCGTGCCGGAGGATGAACAGGGAGTCGGATGCGCAAGCTGATCGCTTTTCTGGTCCTGCTTCTCGTTCTCGTCGCGATCCTGGACAGGGTCGCCGTCACCGGAGTCCAGCGCGAGATCGCCACGCAGGCGACGGCCAAGTACGACCTGGAGTCCCCACCCGAGGTCACCATCGAGGGCATCCCCTTCCTGACCCAGGCGATCGCCGGGCGCTACGAGGAGGTCAAGGTCGCCGCGGGCGAGATGACCGTCTCGGGTGTCGCGCTGTCGAGCGTCGACTTCACCCTGTACGGTGTCACCGCGCCGCTCGCGGACCTGGTGCTCCGCCCACAGCAGGTCGACATGCGCGCCGAGCGCGTGGTGGGGACGGTGGTCGTCCCGGTGGAGACGCTCAGCCGGCGGGCGCCCCGCGGGATCAAGGTCGATGTCGCGGGCGACGCGCTCAACGTCAGCGGGGAGATCACCGTGCTGGGACAGAAGGTGCCGGTGAAGGCGGCGCTCAAGGTCGAGATCGTCGAGGGCGGCCTGAGGCTCGCCCCCGAGAAGGTGACCCTGGGCGGCGGCGTCCCCGTGCCCGATCCCGAGCGGTTCATCAACTTCCAGATCCCGATCGGGAAGCTGCCGTACGACATCAAGCTGACCGACATCAAGGTCGTGCCCGAAGGTCTGCGCATCTCGGGTGAGGCGTCCGACGTGCCTCTGAGAGGCTGAACGTGCCCCGTGTCTGAACCGGATCGTCCCGCCGTACGTCGTGGGGATGTGAGTCAAGCCGGAACCGCCGACGAGCAGCTTGTCAGAGCGCTCTTCGACGAGCACGGCGGGCCACTCTACGGTTACGCGCTGCGGCTGACGGGCGACTCGGGGAGAGCGGAGGACGTCGTGCAGGAGACGCTGTTGCGAGCCTGGCGCCATCCGAACGCGTTCGCCGGCCGTTCCATCCGGGCGTGGCTGTTCACGGTGGCCCGCAACCTCGTCGTCGACCAGCACCGGGCACGTAAGGCGCGCCCGCCGGAGACGGGCGACGAGGCGCTCGCCGTGGTGCCCGCCGATGACGAGCTGGAGCGGGCGGTGGAGTCGTGGGCGGTCGCCGAGGCGCTGGCCGCGCTGCGGCCCGAGCACCGCGAGGTGCTGGCCGAGGTCTACTACCAGGGGAAATCCGTCGCCGAGGCGGCCGCGTCGCTCGGCATCCCCGCCGGAACGGTTAAGTCGCGCACGTATTACGCGCTTCGGGCGCTCAAGCTGGCGCTGGAGGAGCGGGGGCTCGCGCCATGATGACCTGTGACGAGGTACGGATGTCGCTCGGGGTCTACCTGCTCGGAGCCCTGGAGCCGGACGAGCGCGTGCTCGTCGAGGCCCATCTCGCCGAGTGCGCGGAGTGCGCGGCGGAGCTCGCCGAGCTGAGCGGGGTGGCGACGTTCCTGGGCAGAGTGTCCGAGGCTGACGTGGCGCAGGTGGCGAGCCCGCCCACGGTGGTGCTCGACCGGCTGCTCAGCGCCAAGGTCAAGCGGCGTCGCACGACCCGGCTGATGCTCGCCCTGGCGGCCTCGGTCCTGGTGGTCGGGCTGGGCGGCGGGACCCTGTGGGCCGTCACCCGGTCCCCGGAGAACGTCGTGTCGGCCGCCGCGCCGGAGTCGTCGGCCGCCGACCTGAGCACTCAGGTACAGGAGGCTCCGGGACAGGCCGGGTCCCTCCCCGCCTCGCCCGTGCCCGACGCCAGGGCCAAGGCCGCTCCCTCCTCGGCGCCCAGCGTCGACCCGCAGATCATGATCGCCCCGAGCGACCTGCGGGTCACGGGGAAGAAGGGCACGATCCGCGCGGTGGTGACCGCGTCCGCCGGACAGGGGGCGACCACGGTCAAGGTCGTGCTCACCGGCGTGGCCAAGGGCACGCGCTGCCGGTTGGATGTGATCGGGTACGGCGGCGTCAGGGAGACGGCGGGCAACTGGACCGTCAACAGGGCCGCCTATGACGAGTCGGGCGCCTTCACCGGTACCACGACGATCCCGCCGGAGCACATCACGTCGTTCGAGATCGCCACCGCCGAGGGGCGGGTGCTGCTCACGGTCGCCGTCCCCTGAGCCTGTCCGGCGCCGCCGGGGCACGCGGGCACACAAGGCATGCGGGGCACGCGAGGCACGCGAGGGCGTTCCGGGCGAGAGGCGTTCCTGGCAGGCGCCTTCCCGGCAGGGACCGGGTGCCTTCCCGGCAGGGACCGGGTGCCTTCCCGGCAGGGACGTTCCGGGTAGGGGACGTTCCCGCAGTGCGCGGAAACGGAGCCGGGTGGGTGAGCGGTGCGGGAATGGCTCGGAGCGCCCGCCTGTTGTCGTGTTCCGTGACCGGATTGACGGTGGTGGTCGTCACCCTCGCCCTCGCCACGCTCGCGGGTGTGGTGATGCGGCGGCGGAACGGCGTGGCGCGAGAGGTGAGGGGCGAGGTGGAGCGGCTCACGTCCGGCGACATCCACGCGGAACTGGGGGAGCGGGCCACGCTGGTGCAGTTCTCCAGCTCCTTCTGCCAGCCGTGCCGGGCGACCCGGCGGATCCTCGGCGAGGTGGCGGGGATGGTGCCCGGCGTCGCGCACGTGGAGATCGACGCGGAGTCCCGCCTCGATCTGGTCCGGTCGCTGAACATCCTGCGCACCCCCACCGTCCTCGTCCTCGACGCGTCGGGGCGGGTCGTGCGGCGAGCCTCCGGCCAGCCCAGAAAGGCCGATGTCATCGGCGCCCTCGGTCTGGCGGTCGGCGAGTGAGCGGGGCAGCTTATCGCCCCTTAAGCGATCATGTCTCAGAAATTGGACAGGGATGTGACAGATGGCGGGACGCCGGGGTAATGTCGTGGACATGAACCCCACGACGGAGCTGCTCACAAAGCGGCGCGCGGTTGATTTCTGCCGCGTGACCACCGCGCTCTGTCGCGTTTCCTAAAGGGCGATCTCAAGCGGCCGTCGAGCCGCACCGATCTGCACAACCCTTCAGGAGCATCACGCGATGCAAGCTGATTCCCGAGCCCTACGCTTCACCGCGGCCGTCACGACAGTCGTGCTCGCGCTCGTCCTCATGACGGGCAGCGCGTGGTTGCTGGCCGTACAGGCCGCGGCGTTCGCACTGGGCATTCTCGGCCTCTCGCCGTACGGAATGGTTTTCAAAGGGATAGTGAAGAGCCCTCCGAAGGCGTTGGAGGACGCCGGCCCGCCGCGCTTCGCGCAGGGAGTCGGACTCGCCTTCGCGTCGGTGGGCTTGGTCGGATACGTCGCACAGATCACGCCGCTGGCCCTCGGGGCCACCGCGGCGGCACTTTTCGCCGCATTTCTCAACGCCGCTTTCGGCTTCTGTCTCGGCTGCGAGATGTTTTTGATCATTCGCCGCCTACTACCCGCCGCACGATGATCCTGGAGGATCAAAATGAGCCGCTCCGCCGTCCTGGTCGATGCTGACTGGGTCGAGGCCAACCTCGATACCCCCGGTGTCGTTCTCGTTGAAGTGGACGAGGACGCCAGCGCATATGACAAGGGCCACATCCGTGGCGCCGTGAAGGTCGACTGGAAGAAGGACCTTCAGGACCCGGTCCGCCGTGACTTCGTCGACCGGGAGGGCTTCGAGGCGCTGCTGTCCGCCCGAGGCATCGCAGGCGACGACACCGTGGTCCTCTACGGTGGCAACAACAACTGGTTCGCCGCCTACGCGTACTGGTACTTCAAGCTGTACGGCCACGAGAACATCAGGCTTCTCGACGGTGGCCGTAAGAAGTGGGAGCTTGAGTCCCGCGAGCTGGTCAAGGACGTTCCCGACCGCCCCGCCACGGACTACAAGGCCAAGGAGCAGGACCGGTCCCTGCGCGCCTCCCGCGACGAGGTCGTCGCCGCGATCGGCAAGCTCAGCCTGGTCGACGTGCGCTCGCCCGACGAGTTCACCGGCAAGCTGCTCGCCCCCGCGCACCTTCCGCAGGAGCAGGCGCAGCGTGTCGGCCACGTGCCCACCGCCCGCAACATCCCGTGGTCCAAGGCTGCCAACGACGACGGCACCTTCAAGTCCGACGAGGAGCTCAAGGCCCTCTACGAGGGCGCGGGTGTCGACTTCAGCAAGGACATCATCGCCTACTGCCGCATCGGGGAGCGCTCGGCCCACACGTGGTTCGTGCTGCACGAGCTCCTCGACCAGGCAGGTGTCAAGAACTACGACGGTTCATGGGTTGAGTACGGCTCGCTGGTTGGCGTGCCGATCGAACTGGGAGAGGCCCGATAATGACTCAGGGATGCGCTGCTCCAGAACAGACGATTGCCCTTCCGGCCGGGATCGATCTTGCGAACCAGGCCGTCATCCAGGGTGTGGTCACGGGCACGGGCACGGCCTACGCCCGCCTGCTCGACCACACCGGTGAGTTCACCGGTGAGGTCGTGGTGTCCGAGGAGGGCATCTTCCGCTTCTTCGCCGCCCCCGGTGACTGGACCGTCCGCATCATCGCGGGCGGCGGCGTCACCAAGGACATCCCGGCTCAGGCGCGCCTGGGTGAGGTCACCCAGCTCGCCGTGGCCGTCTGACCTTTCGGTCCGACGCACGCCGAACCAGTAAAGCAAAAGGACCGGCACTCCCTCGAAGGGAGTGCCGGTCCTTTTTGTCACGCCGGAGCGGCATCACCGCCGGGCGCTTTCGAGCACGTCGGTGAGCGAGCCCCGCTCTACCGGCGGATGCTCGGGCCCTCCGGCAGCGCCCGCTTCTGCGCGCGGCTACGCGAGACGCTGG
This window contains:
- a CDS encoding sigma-70 family RNA polymerase sigma factor, whose product is MSQAGTADEQLVRALFDEHGGPLYGYALRLTGDSGRAEDVVQETLLRAWRHPNAFAGRSIRAWLFTVARNLVVDQHRARKARPPETGDEALAVVPADDELERAVESWAVAEALAALRPEHREVLAEVYYQGKSVAEAAASLGIPAGTVKSRTYYALRALKLALEERGLAP
- a CDS encoding TlpA family protein disulfide reductase; the protein is MTGLTVVVVTLALATLAGVVMRRRNGVAREVRGEVERLTSGDIHAELGERATLVQFSSSFCQPCRATRRILGEVAGMVPGVAHVEIDAESRLDLVRSLNILRTPTVLVLDASGRVVRRASGQPRKADVIGALGLAVGE
- a CDS encoding sulfurtransferase, producing the protein MSRSAVLVDADWVEANLDTPGVVLVEVDEDASAYDKGHIRGAVKVDWKKDLQDPVRRDFVDREGFEALLSARGIAGDDTVVLYGGNNNWFAAYAYWYFKLYGHENIRLLDGGRKKWELESRELVKDVPDRPATDYKAKEQDRSLRASRDEVVAAIGKLSLVDVRSPDEFTGKLLAPAHLPQEQAQRVGHVPTARNIPWSKAANDDGTFKSDEELKALYEGAGVDFSKDIIAYCRIGERSAHTWFVLHELLDQAGVKNYDGSWVEYGSLVGVPIELGEAR
- a CDS encoding DUF4395 domain-containing protein produces the protein MQADSRALRFTAAVTTVVLALVLMTGSAWLLAVQAAAFALGILGLSPYGMVFKGIVKSPPKALEDAGPPRFAQGVGLAFASVGLVGYVAQITPLALGATAAALFAAFLNAAFGFCLGCEMFLIIRRLLPAAR
- a CDS encoding putative leader peptide; this translates as MNPTTELLTKRRAVDFCRVTTALCRVS
- a CDS encoding DUF1416 domain-containing protein, translated to MTQGCAAPEQTIALPAGIDLANQAVIQGVVTGTGTAYARLLDHTGEFTGEVVVSEEGIFRFFAAPGDWTVRIIAGGGVTKDIPAQARLGEVTQLAVAV
- a CDS encoding anti-sigma factor family protein, with protein sequence MMTCDEVRMSLGVYLLGALEPDERVLVEAHLAECAECAAELAELSGVATFLGRVSEADVAQVASPPTVVLDRLLSAKVKRRRTTRLMLALAASVLVVGLGGGTLWAVTRSPENVVSAAAPESSAADLSTQVQEAPGQAGSLPASPVPDARAKAAPSSAPSVDPQIMIAPSDLRVTGKKGTIRAVVTASAGQGATTVKVVLTGVAKGTRCRLDVIGYGGVRETAGNWTVNRAAYDESGAFTGTTTIPPEHITSFEIATAEGRVLLTVAVP
- a CDS encoding LmeA family phospholipid-binding protein, which encodes MRKLIAFLVLLLVLVAILDRVAVTGVQREIATQATAKYDLESPPEVTIEGIPFLTQAIAGRYEEVKVAAGEMTVSGVALSSVDFTLYGVTAPLADLVLRPQQVDMRAERVVGTVVVPVETLSRRAPRGIKVDVAGDALNVSGEITVLGQKVPVKAALKVEIVEGGLRLAPEKVTLGGGVPVPDPERFINFQIPIGKLPYDIKLTDIKVVPEGLRISGEASDVPLRG
- a CDS encoding MoaD/ThiS family protein; the encoded protein is MATGTVRYWAAAKDAAGIAEESFEAETLAELMTKITSSREELARVVRRSSFLVNGDPVGRRAHETIVLPEGATVEVLPPFAGG